The window CAATGTTTACACTAGCTCTGTGTTTTACAgtgaattataagttattttagctacagttgtttataaaattagtatttggagtgctcagttatagtttttattaagttatttatctTAGATTAGTCAAGAACTACGTATTTGTCTGCTAGTGCCGTGCCGTGGCGACTGTACTCTTTGTACGTCTACTCGCTTTGTGTTTTACAgtgaattataagttattttagctacagttgtttataaaattagtatttggagtgctcagttatagtttttattatgttatttatcttaCATTAGTCAAGAACTACGTATTTGTCTGCTAGTGCCGTGCCGTGGCGGCTGTACTCTTTGTACATCTACTCGCTTTGTGTTTTACAgtgaaatataagttattttagttatagttatttatacaattaggATTTTGTGTTGCTCAGTGTTtgttcagagaaaaataaacaaaccacagGCAAATCTGGAAGAAAAGAAACTGTGTGGTTTTGCCCAGAGTGTGACACTGCCCTCTGCCTTCCTggatgtttcaaattatttcacaCTAAAGCTAACTACTTGTAAATAGGACTACATTCTCTCTATTCAACTTTTTATCTGTTATTTaccttgattataaataaatatatttgaactacAACTTCCTGGCtttattttgatgtgtaataTGTTATGGTTAGCTGAAAAGAatcataaagaaaaatgtataaacaaacttatgctttatgttccaatttttattcttcagtattttacacactttttatggactcaacattttcattgatttcaaaaaatttgatatatttaccttggatatatatacatatatttgaactacaacttcttggctttattttgatgtgtaataTGTTATGGTTAGCAGAAAACAGTCCAGAAAATAaatgtgcaaataaatttatgcgttatgttccattttttttttttcttcagttttttacacactttttatggACTCAAGATTTGTATTGACTTAAAAAAGATAAGTAAcatttttgatagttttatttatatatttgtgctttttaatttgatatattggtTGCTAAGAAActataacttacaatttttttacaatttaactaaaaaaccCTTAAAATGGCTGGGACAGcacatacaaatattactaagAACCCGGGACTCAAAGtgttaataaaggcatttttcatttcatttcactacTGATAAATACTATGCAAAGGCAGGATTTAATGTATGATATCATTAATACAAACTTAAACAACTTAAAACTCATCACTTAAGGTCTCTTGTCACTCTCCTATTGAATTAATAAGCACCAAAATTTGAAATACAGTAGTCACTAAaccaacataaaaataacaaaaaactctacttgttgcggtcatgtggtcaaTCGGTGTGTTAGAGTAATTGAATGTTTCTTGCTTCTTACTCTTCATCTTGAattatcataaaatgtataaagttttacttttatattttaagtattcatttaaatatacagatttttactttaaggtaatttaattttgtataggttaagcatttttgttttttctatttaaagaataagttaataatttaccacaattgtattaaactattgtaaattttcattacacaatatgaggttgagtggtagagaagGGCTTAATAGCCCTAATTCCACCtatttaataaaggcatttttcatttcatttcactacTGATAAATACTATGCAAAAACAGGATTTAAACTATACTATCattaatacaaacttaaaaatcaTCACTGAAGGTTTCTTGGTCACTCTCCTATTGAATTAATGAGCACCAAAATTTGGAATACAGAAGTCCTTCAACCAACATACAAAAACGTTTAAAGCttctaaattattgtaacttgtaataattttaaataaattaatgttatgcgTATGTTATTGCTTTTTAGATGCCGAACAAGAAAGACaaagaaattaaagaagaaattaaagAAGAACCTTCTTCAAGTGAGGAAGAGTACTCCGTAGAGAAAGTCCTGGATAAAAGAGCTGTCAGGGGAGGAAGAGTGGAGTATTTCCTCAAATGGAAGGGGTATCCTGATAATGAGAATACATGGGAACCTTTAGATAACCTGGACTGCCCAGACCTCATACAGGAGTTTGAGGAATCGCTCAAAAGAAAAGTGAAAGATGAAAAGTTATCCCCATCCCCATCTCCTAACAAAAAGAAGCGAACTAATCTTCAAGCAACCCCTTCCACTAGCAAAGAAGTAAAAAAAGAGAAAGATGATGATTCAGGATGTAGTTCCAAAACGAATAAGCCAAAGAAGGCTGAGAAGGAATCGTTAAACGATGTTGAAGTACCTAAAGGATTCGACAGAAAATTGGAACCGGAAAAGATAATAGGAGCAACAGATTCAAGCGGTGAACTTATGTTTCTGATGAAATGGAAgggtgagttttttttaatttatagaatttgtattgttttaaaaacgttctgtaaaaaatatgctttttctAACATGGTTAACCCATTAACCACCAAAACACCGATCACGAGACGGTACTGTGATGACAAcatacgttattaaatatttgtttaagtatgggctcaaataataaagtttatgtattaaaattgaactaaacatgtactatacatttaaatatgtattaattccataaaaatatcAGCGTGATCAGCGTTTTGGTACCGCGTCGGCCGTCATGAGACGATACCGTGATGATGAcatacgttattaaatatttgtttaaactgtagtatgggctca of the Homalodisca vitripennis isolate AUS2020 chromosome X, UT_GWSS_2.1, whole genome shotgun sequence genome contains:
- the LOC124369336 gene encoding chromobox protein homolog 1-like isoform X2, which codes for MPNKKDKEIKEEIKEEPSSSEEEYSVEKVLDKRAVRGGRVEYFLKWKGYPDNENTWEPLDNLDCPDLIQEFEESLKRKVKDEKLSPSPSPNKKKRTNLQATPSTSKEVKKEKDDDSGCSSKTNKPKKAEKESLNDVEVPKGFDRKLEPEKIIGATDSSGELMFLMKWKGTDEADLVPAKQANVRCPQIVIQFYEERLTWHTSPTDDPTNGS
- the LOC124369336 gene encoding chromobox protein homolog 1-like isoform X1 gives rise to the protein MPNKKDKEIKEEIKEEPSSSKEEYSIEKVPDKRAVKTEIMPNKKDKEIKEEIKEEPSSSEEEYSVEKVLDKRAVRGGRVEYFLKWKGYPDNENTWEPLDNLDCPDLIQEFEESLKRKVKDEKLSPSPSPNKKKRTNLQATPSTSKEVKKEKDDDSGCSSKTNKPKKAEKESLNDVEVPKGFDRKLEPEKIIGATDSSGELMFLMKWKGTDEADLVPAKQANVRCPQIVIQFYEERLTWHTSPTDDPTNGS